From Corynebacterium frankenforstense DSM 45800, the proteins below share one genomic window:
- a CDS encoding heavy metal translocating P-type ATPase — MTTAQAPGQDASAQAHIDLGVTGMTCTSCSSRVERKLNKLDGVTASVNFATETAGVDYDPGQTTPADLIGVVEKTGYGAFQLSGAGTGDGPDTDSDGASATADGAGSAAGAGATSASGGGTDAISRARDAHADYLRRHLIGAAVLSVPAAVLSMVPALQFDHWQWLVFALVSPVYFWAGWPFHKATVTNLRHGAFTMDTLISLGTTAAYLWSLWALFLGDAGDPGMRMHMSVTAHAGAGMDEIYLETVGVVITFLLLGRWFETRAKGQSSAALRELLDMGAKEAAVIRDGVERRVAVEALRVGDTVLVRPGEKIPIDGRVTDGSSAVDESMLTGESVPVEVTAGDQVTGATLNTSGRLLVEVTRLGEDSTLAQLGRLVTAAQAKKAPVERLVDRVTQWFVPAVMAVAVITLVWHLAAGSGTADAFAAAVAVLIIACPCALGLATPTALLVGTGRGAQLGLLIKGPEILESTRRVDTIVLDKTGTVTTGEMSLDSATGLDGYGDENALRLAAAVEAGSEHPIGRAIVAGFTGTVPAADSFAATAGHGVEATVEGRRVRVGRPVREELSDAAWELVVAAEDAGATPVALFVDDAAAGVLTVRDTVKGSSAEAVGAFRELGLEPVLLTGDNAGAARAVAGEVGIGKVIAGVLPDEKVGEVEKLQAAGRTVAMVGDGVNDAAALATADLGLAMGAGSDVAIEASDITLMNDDPRSAADAIRLSRRTLGTIKGNLFWAFAYNVALIPVAALGLLNPMFAGIAMAFSSVFVVSNSLRLRGFRSAFAR; from the coding sequence ATGACGACAGCGCAGGCACCAGGACAGGACGCGAGCGCCCAGGCCCACATCGACCTGGGCGTGACCGGCATGACGTGCACGTCGTGCTCCAGCCGCGTGGAGCGCAAGCTCAACAAGCTCGACGGCGTGACCGCCAGCGTCAACTTCGCCACCGAGACCGCCGGCGTCGACTACGACCCGGGGCAGACCACCCCGGCCGACCTCATCGGCGTGGTCGAGAAGACCGGCTACGGCGCCTTCCAGCTCAGCGGCGCCGGCACCGGCGACGGCCCCGACACAGACTCGGACGGCGCCTCGGCCACCGCCGACGGCGCGGGGAGCGCCGCGGGCGCGGGCGCGACGTCGGCAAGCGGCGGCGGCACCGACGCGATCTCCCGGGCCCGCGACGCCCACGCCGACTACCTGCGCCGGCATCTCATCGGCGCGGCCGTGCTCAGTGTGCCCGCGGCGGTGCTCTCGATGGTGCCCGCCCTGCAGTTCGACCACTGGCAGTGGCTCGTCTTCGCGCTGGTCAGCCCCGTGTACTTCTGGGCCGGCTGGCCGTTCCACAAGGCGACGGTGACCAACCTGCGCCACGGCGCATTCACCATGGACACGTTGATCTCGCTGGGCACCACCGCCGCCTACCTGTGGAGCCTGTGGGCGCTCTTCCTCGGCGACGCGGGCGACCCCGGCATGCGCATGCACATGTCGGTCACCGCGCACGCCGGCGCCGGGATGGACGAGATCTACCTCGAGACCGTCGGCGTGGTCATCACGTTCCTGCTGCTGGGCCGGTGGTTCGAGACCCGCGCCAAGGGGCAGAGCTCCGCGGCGCTGCGCGAGCTGCTCGACATGGGCGCGAAGGAGGCCGCCGTCATCCGCGACGGGGTGGAGCGACGCGTGGCCGTCGAGGCGCTGCGCGTCGGCGACACCGTCCTCGTGCGCCCCGGCGAGAAGATCCCCATCGACGGGCGCGTGACCGACGGCTCCTCGGCCGTCGACGAGTCGATGCTCACCGGCGAGTCCGTGCCCGTCGAGGTCACCGCCGGAGACCAGGTCACCGGCGCCACGCTGAACACCTCCGGGCGCCTGCTCGTCGAGGTCACCCGCCTCGGCGAGGACTCCACCCTGGCCCAGCTGGGCCGCCTGGTCACCGCCGCGCAGGCGAAGAAGGCGCCCGTCGAGCGCCTCGTCGACCGCGTCACCCAGTGGTTCGTGCCGGCCGTCATGGCCGTCGCCGTGATCACGCTCGTCTGGCACCTGGCCGCCGGCTCCGGCACGGCCGACGCCTTCGCCGCCGCCGTCGCCGTGCTCATCATCGCCTGCCCCTGCGCGCTGGGCCTGGCCACCCCGACCGCCCTGCTCGTGGGCACCGGCCGCGGCGCGCAGCTGGGGCTTCTGATCAAGGGCCCCGAGATCCTCGAGTCGACCCGTCGCGTCGACACGATCGTGCTGGACAAGACCGGCACCGTGACCACCGGCGAGATGTCGCTCGACTCCGCGACCGGGCTCGACGGATACGGCGACGAGAACGCGCTGCGTCTGGCCGCCGCCGTCGAGGCCGGCTCCGAGCACCCCATCGGGCGCGCGATCGTCGCCGGCTTCACCGGCACAGTGCCTGCGGCCGACTCGTTCGCCGCCACCGCCGGCCACGGCGTGGAGGCCACCGTGGAGGGCCGCCGCGTGCGCGTGGGTCGCCCCGTGCGCGAGGAGCTTTCCGACGCCGCGTGGGAGCTGGTCGTCGCAGCCGAGGACGCCGGCGCGACCCCCGTGGCGCTCTTCGTCGACGACGCCGCCGCCGGCGTGCTGACGGTGCGCGACACCGTCAAGGGCTCCTCGGCCGAGGCCGTGGGCGCCTTCCGCGAGCTGGGACTCGAGCCGGTGCTGCTCACCGGCGACAACGCGGGTGCCGCCCGCGCGGTGGCCGGCGAGGTCGGCATCGGGAAGGTCATCGCCGGGGTGCTGCCCGACGAGAAGGTCGGCGAGGTGGAGAAGCTGCAGGCCGCCGGGCGCACGGTGGCCATGGTCGGCGACGGGGTCAACGACGCCGCGGCACTCGCCACCGCTGACCTGGGCCTGGCCATGGGGGCGGGCTCGGACGTCGCGATCGAGGCCAGCGACATCACCCTGATGAACGACGACCCGCGCTCGGCCGCCGACGCCATCCGGCTCTCACGGCGCACGCTGGGCACCATCAAGGGCAACCTGTTCTGGGCCTTCGCCTACAACGTCGCCCTGATCCCGGTCGCCGCGCTGGGCCTGCTCAACCCGATGTTCGCCGGGATCGCCATGGCATTCTCCTCGGTGTTCGTGGTGAGCAACTCGCTGCGGCTGCGCGGGTTCCGCTCGGCCTTCGCCCGGTAG
- the trxA gene encoding thioredoxin → MATIDVTEDTFEKTVTGEGIVLVDAWASWCGPCRAFAPTYEKASDKHEDVTFAKLDTEANQNLAAALEIQAIPTLMAFRDGIMVYRDSGALPPAALEDLVNQVKGLDMDDVRRQVAEQNAQADQQGDK, encoded by the coding sequence ATGGCGACCATTGACGTGACCGAAGACACCTTCGAGAAGACCGTGACCGGCGAGGGCATCGTCCTCGTCGACGCCTGGGCCTCGTGGTGCGGTCCCTGCCGGGCCTTCGCCCCCACCTACGAGAAGGCCTCGGACAAGCACGAGGACGTCACCTTCGCCAAGCTCGACACCGAGGCCAACCAGAACCTGGCCGCCGCGCTCGAGATCCAGGCGATCCCGACCCTGATGGCCTTCCGTGACGGCATCATGGTCTACCGCGACTCCGGCGCCCTGCCCCCGGCCGCCCTCGAGGACCTGGTCAACCAGGTCAAGGGCCTGGACATGGACGATGTCCGCCGCCAGGTCGCCGAGCAGAACGCGCAGGCCGACCAGCAGGGCGACAAGTAG
- a CDS encoding PadR family transcriptional regulator has product MNATNDFNGFNDFSGFGGFGGFGRFGRFGQRGRRSVGRQGAPGFMRRGDFGLGFDLGGPRGPWGGRGGRGRGGRARRGDLRNVILLLLEEQPRHGYQLITEVGERTDNRWTPSPGTVYPTLNLLEDEGLITISNVGGRKVAELTDEGRATVEEHRAEWTRILDAYGDPEGAEGAGPGALRHELHRLVAAVRFHGRDPESFARIARILREASERIESEGTDTEAGREQAD; this is encoded by the coding sequence ATGAACGCGACGAACGACTTCAACGGATTCAACGACTTCAGCGGCTTCGGCGGCTTCGGGGGTTTCGGCCGCTTCGGCCGCTTCGGCCAGCGTGGCCGGCGCAGCGTCGGCAGGCAGGGTGCGCCGGGCTTCATGCGGCGGGGTGACTTCGGTCTCGGCTTCGACTTGGGTGGCCCGCGGGGACCCTGGGGCGGCCGGGGCGGGCGCGGACGCGGCGGGCGGGCCCGCCGCGGCGACCTGCGCAACGTGATCCTGTTGCTGCTCGAGGAGCAGCCGCGTCACGGCTACCAGCTGATCACCGAGGTCGGTGAGCGCACCGACAACCGCTGGACCCCCAGTCCCGGCACCGTCTACCCGACGCTGAACCTGCTCGAGGACGAGGGCCTGATCACCATCAGCAACGTCGGCGGCCGCAAGGTCGCGGAGCTGACCGACGAGGGCCGCGCCACCGTCGAGGAGCACCGCGCGGAGTGGACCCGGATCCTCGACGCCTACGGCGACCCCGAGGGCGCGGAGGGGGCCGGCCCGGGCGCCCTGCGCCACGAGCTCCACCGCCTGGTCGCGGCCGTGCGGTTCCATGGCCGCGACCCGGAGAGCTTCGCCAGGATCGCGCGGATCCTCCGCGAGGCAAGCGAGCGCATCGAGTCCGAGGGGACCGACACCGAGGCTGGCCGGGAGCAGGCCGACTAG
- the rplI gene encoding 50S ribosomal protein L9, with the protein MKLILTAAVENLGDAGDVVEVRDGYARNYLLPRSLAIQATRGALKQIDGIKRAQEARAIRDLDHAREVREQVDKLDNVKVSVRTSDKGKLFGSVKRDDIVDAVRAVGGPALDKRAIELPKTMIKTTGKYTVRVQLHPDIAANLNFEVVAA; encoded by the coding sequence ATGAAGCTGATCCTCACCGCCGCCGTCGAGAACCTGGGCGACGCAGGCGACGTCGTCGAGGTGCGTGACGGCTACGCACGTAACTACCTGCTTCCGCGCAGCCTGGCGATCCAGGCGACCCGCGGGGCGCTCAAGCAAATCGACGGCATCAAGCGGGCCCAGGAGGCCCGTGCCATCCGCGATCTGGACCACGCCCGTGAGGTCCGCGAGCAGGTCGACAAGCTCGACAACGTCAAGGTCTCCGTCCGCACCTCGGACAAGGGCAAGCTCTTCGGCTCCGTCAAGCGCGACGACATCGTCGACGCGGTGCGCGCCGTCGGCGGCCCCGCGCTGGACAAGCGCGCCATCGAGCTGCCGAAGACCATGATCAAGACCACCGGCAAGTACACGGTGCGCGTGCAGCTGCACCCGGACATCGCCGCGAACCTGAACTTTGAGGTCGTCGCCGCCTAA
- a CDS encoding glycosyltransferase family 87 protein, with translation MRPAARVQPARTEPVARGVIERLGGPVGRRALIGRQRWWTPLRVLLTLALTFLALGYLSKANCLFGTAESGVNWSGNRPYMSACYNDILPLYSGRGLDEPGDPYAYSWSEDGRLRYMEYPVLAGWFQAVVGAVAHYTFPVVRLLLDVPEASWYFTLTALVLACMWLVVIRLVAELAGNRVWDVVLVAASPVIIMHAFTNWDIPSILCAAAALVAVKRGAPVWAGVWIGVGTAVKLWPLFLLGAFLVLAVRSNRWRPFVDMTCAAVVVWTAVNLPVMVAHPEAWGEFNRLNSTRGAEWTTIYQVFTRVTGVNLSVGFLNTASFVLFAGACLAVALLGLLARRRPRVAELVFLIVAGFLLFNKVWSPQYSLWLVVPAVLALPRWRLLLTWMTLELLMWPATMIYIGAEEGDKIPAEMFDLLILTRDGFIVAMVVLVVRQMLGRSRDRVLAAHRGVDILAGPFGIADAPWVTARARRSGGRAGWAVEGDPTVRGCWGPEISDAAVAGVGAEGAAGAQDAAGASRAGRPARPAGPADPGEEVGR, from the coding sequence GTGCGCCCGGCCGCGCGCGTCCAGCCCGCCCGCACCGAGCCCGTCGCCCGCGGTGTCATCGAGCGCCTCGGCGGGCCCGTCGGCCGGCGCGCCCTGATCGGCCGCCAGCGCTGGTGGACCCCGCTGCGGGTGCTGCTGACCCTCGCGCTGACCTTCCTGGCCCTCGGCTACCTCTCGAAGGCCAACTGCCTGTTCGGCACCGCCGAGTCGGGCGTGAACTGGTCGGGCAACCGGCCCTACATGTCGGCCTGCTACAACGACATCCTGCCGCTGTACTCCGGGCGCGGTCTCGACGAGCCGGGCGACCCCTACGCCTACTCCTGGTCCGAGGACGGCCGGCTGCGCTACATGGAGTACCCGGTGCTCGCCGGGTGGTTCCAGGCGGTCGTCGGCGCGGTCGCGCACTACACCTTCCCGGTGGTGCGCCTGCTTCTCGACGTCCCCGAGGCCTCCTGGTACTTCACCCTGACCGCGCTCGTGCTCGCCTGCATGTGGCTGGTGGTCATCCGCCTGGTCGCCGAGCTCGCGGGCAACCGGGTCTGGGACGTGGTGCTCGTCGCCGCCTCGCCGGTGATCATCATGCACGCGTTCACCAACTGGGACATCCCCTCGATCCTGTGCGCCGCCGCCGCCCTGGTCGCCGTGAAACGCGGCGCGCCGGTGTGGGCCGGCGTGTGGATCGGTGTGGGCACGGCCGTGAAACTCTGGCCGTTGTTCCTGCTCGGCGCGTTCCTGGTGCTCGCCGTGCGCTCGAACCGCTGGCGGCCCTTCGTGGACATGACCTGCGCGGCCGTGGTGGTCTGGACGGCGGTCAACCTGCCGGTCATGGTCGCCCACCCGGAGGCCTGGGGCGAGTTCAACCGCCTCAACAGCACCCGCGGCGCCGAGTGGACCACGATCTACCAGGTCTTCACCCGCGTCACCGGGGTGAACCTGAGCGTCGGCTTCCTCAACACCGCCTCCTTCGTCCTCTTCGCCGGCGCCTGCCTGGCGGTCGCGCTGCTGGGCCTGCTCGCGCGCCGCCGTCCCCGGGTCGCCGAGCTGGTCTTCCTCATCGTCGCGGGCTTCCTGCTGTTCAACAAGGTCTGGTCGCCGCAGTACTCGCTGTGGCTGGTGGTCCCGGCCGTCCTCGCCCTGCCGCGGTGGCGCCTGCTGCTGACCTGGATGACCCTCGAGCTGCTCATGTGGCCGGCGACGATGATCTACATCGGCGCCGAGGAGGGCGACAAGATCCCCGCCGAGATGTTCGACCTGCTCATCCTCACCCGCGACGGTTTCATCGTCGCGATGGTGGTGCTCGTCGTGCGCCAGATGCTCGGCCGCTCCCGCGACCGCGTGCTCGCCGCCCACCGCGGCGTGGACATCCTCGCCGGCCCCTTCGGGATCGCCGACGCCCCGTGGGTCACCGCCCGCGCCCGGCGTTCCGGCGGGCGCGCCGGGTGGGCCGTCGAGGGCGACCCCACCGTGCGCGGGTGCTGGGGCCCCGAGATTTCCGACGCCGCCGTGGCCGGCGTCGGCGCCGAGGGCGCCGCCGGTGCGCAGGACGCCGCCGGTGCGTCCCGGGCGGGGCGTCCGGCCCGGCCCGCCGGTCCCGCCGACCCCGGAGAGGAGGTGGGTCGATGA
- the rpsF gene encoding 30S ribosomal protein S6 translates to MRHYEIMIILDPSQDQRNVAPSLEKYLEVVRKENGTVEKVDVWGKRRLAYPIQKHEEGVYVVVNLECEPATVDEFDRLVSLNDATLRTKVLRTDK, encoded by the coding sequence GTGCGTCACTACGAAATCATGATCATCCTGGATCCGAGCCAGGATCAGCGCAACGTTGCCCCGTCCCTGGAGAAGTACCTCGAGGTTGTCCGCAAGGAGAACGGCACCGTCGAGAAGGTGGATGTGTGGGGCAAGCGTCGCCTCGCCTACCCGATCCAGAAGCACGAGGAAGGCGTGTACGTCGTCGTCAACCTCGAGTGCGAGCCGGCGACCGTCGACGAGTTTGACCGCCTGGTCTCCCTCAACGACGCGACCCTGCGCACGAAGGTTCTGCGCACCGACAAGTAA
- a CDS encoding PspA/IM30 family protein — protein MANPFSKGWKYLMSSFDQKIDENADPKVQIQQATEEAKRRHAEISQQAASVIGNEKQLSMKLDRLRKDQADLQDKARQAVQMADKANASGDAEKARQLNETAEVFATQLVAVEQQVEETATMQSQAAQAAEQARRQQAESEARLKEQLSQIDQLRAQVDQTKMQEASTRALDSMNTVGGDDSVPTLDDVRDKIERRYADALGAQELTRNSVTDRMSEIAQAGNDMRAADRLEQIRAELGGEERGELTAGEDAPADAGTDEATDPAGAADSATDAAADAKDAGEDADR, from the coding sequence GTGGCAAATCCCTTCAGCAAGGGCTGGAAGTACCTGATGAGCTCGTTCGACCAGAAGATCGACGAGAACGCCGACCCCAAGGTGCAGATCCAGCAGGCCACCGAGGAGGCCAAGCGCCGGCACGCCGAGATCTCGCAGCAGGCCGCCTCGGTCATCGGCAATGAGAAGCAGCTGTCCATGAAGCTGGACCGCCTGCGCAAGGACCAGGCGGACCTGCAGGACAAGGCGCGCCAGGCGGTGCAGATGGCGGACAAGGCCAACGCCTCCGGGGACGCGGAGAAGGCCCGCCAGCTCAACGAGACCGCCGAGGTCTTCGCCACCCAGCTCGTCGCCGTCGAGCAGCAGGTCGAGGAGACCGCGACCATGCAGTCGCAGGCCGCCCAGGCCGCCGAGCAGGCCCGCCGCCAGCAGGCCGAGTCCGAGGCCCGCCTCAAGGAGCAGCTCTCCCAGATCGACCAGCTGCGTGCCCAGGTCGACCAGACCAAGATGCAGGAGGCCTCCACCCGGGCCCTCGACAGCATGAACACGGTCGGCGGCGACGACTCGGTGCCCACGCTCGATGACGTGCGCGACAAGATCGAGCGCCGCTACGCAGACGCCCTCGGCGCCCAGGAGCTGACCCGCAACTCGGTGACCGACCGGATGAGCGAGATCGCTCAGGCCGGCAACGACATGCGCGCCGCCGACCGCCTCGAGCAGATCCGCGCGGAGCTCGGCGGCGAGGAGCGCGGCGAGCTCACCGCGGGCGAGGACGCCCCGGCGGATGCCGGGACCGACGAGGCCACGGACCCCGCGGGCGCAGCCGACAGCGCGACCGATGCAGCCGCGGACGCCAAGGACGCCGGCGAGGACGCCGACCGCTGA
- the dnaB gene encoding replicative DNA helicase, translating into MSPSSSEASFDDQALPPVPAAPPEPDDDFPRSGGRGRSGAPGRRRSEYGGPAFDDSRAGNSGFRQPPHDREAEQGVLGAMLLSPNTVLDIVEILTPDDFYHPAHALIYKAIIDLFAESKDIDPVIVAGRLDRQNELDRVGGAPYLHTLISSVPTAANARYYAEIVDEKATLRRLVEAGTRVVQLGYEGSEGAEVDAVVDMAQQEVFAINNDRSAEDYAVLADILQPTLDEMDEITANGGLAMGVPTGFIDLDSVTNGLHGGQMIIVAARPGVGKSTLALDFARSCSIKHGMTSVIFSLEMSKSEIVMRLLSAETEINLADMRSGRMDEEAWQILANRVGDISEAPLFIDDSPNMTMMDIRSKARRLKQKHDLKLVVLDYMQLMSSGKKVESRQQEVSEFSRQLKLLAKELDVPVVAISQLNRGPESRTDKRPQLADLRESGSLEQDADMVMLLYRPDSQDKDNERAGEADIILAKHRGGPIDTITVAHQLRCSRFVDMARG; encoded by the coding sequence ATGAGCCCGTCCAGCTCGGAGGCAAGCTTCGACGACCAGGCGCTGCCGCCGGTGCCGGCGGCCCCGCCCGAGCCCGACGACGACTTCCCGCGCTCCGGCGGTCGCGGCCGCTCAGGGGCGCCCGGGCGGCGCCGCTCCGAGTACGGCGGGCCCGCCTTCGACGACTCGCGCGCGGGCAACTCGGGCTTCCGCCAGCCCCCGCACGACCGCGAGGCCGAGCAGGGCGTGCTGGGCGCGATGCTGCTCAGCCCGAACACGGTGCTCGACATCGTCGAGATCCTCACGCCGGACGACTTCTACCACCCGGCCCACGCCCTGATCTACAAGGCGATCATCGACCTGTTCGCCGAGTCCAAGGACATCGACCCGGTCATCGTCGCCGGGCGCCTGGACCGCCAGAACGAGCTCGACCGCGTCGGCGGCGCGCCGTACCTGCACACGCTGATCTCGTCGGTGCCCACGGCCGCCAACGCCCGCTACTACGCCGAGATCGTCGACGAGAAGGCCACGCTGCGCCGCCTGGTCGAGGCCGGCACCCGCGTGGTCCAGCTCGGCTACGAGGGCTCCGAGGGCGCCGAGGTCGACGCGGTGGTCGACATGGCCCAGCAGGAGGTCTTCGCGATCAACAACGACCGCTCCGCGGAGGACTACGCGGTGCTGGCCGACATCCTGCAGCCCACGCTCGACGAGATGGACGAGATCACCGCCAACGGCGGCCTGGCCATGGGCGTGCCCACCGGCTTCATCGACCTCGACTCGGTGACCAACGGCCTGCACGGCGGGCAGATGATCATCGTCGCGGCCCGACCCGGCGTGGGCAAGTCCACCCTGGCGCTGGACTTCGCCCGCTCCTGCTCGATCAAGCACGGCATGACCTCGGTGATCTTCTCGCTCGAGATGTCGAAGTCCGAGATCGTCATGCGCCTGCTCTCCGCGGAGACGGAGATCAACCTCGCGGACATGCGCTCGGGCCGCATGGACGAGGAGGCCTGGCAGATCCTGGCCAACCGCGTCGGCGACATCTCCGAGGCGCCGCTGTTCATCGACGACTCGCCGAACATGACGATGATGGACATCCGCTCCAAGGCGCGCCGGCTCAAGCAGAAGCACGACCTGAAGCTGGTGGTGCTCGACTACATGCAGCTGATGAGCTCGGGCAAGAAGGTCGAGTCCCGTCAGCAGGAGGTCTCGGAGTTCTCCCGTCAGCTCAAGCTCCTGGCCAAGGAGCTTGACGTGCCGGTCGTGGCGATCTCGCAGCTCAACCGTGGCCCCGAGTCGCGCACGGACAAGCGCCCGCAGCTGGCCGACCTGCGTGAGTCCGGTTCGCTGGAGCAGGACGCCGACATGGTCATGCTGCTCTACCGCCCGGACTCCCAGGACAAGGACAACGAGCGCGCCGGCGAGGCCGACATCATCCTGGCCAAACACCGCGGCGGCCCGATCGACACGATCACGGTGGCCCACCAGCTGCGGTGCTCCCGCTTCGTGGACATGGCGCGCGGCTAG
- a CDS encoding single-stranded DNA-binding protein encodes MAQGDTPITIVGNLVADPELRFTASSIPVASFRVASTPRFYNRDTGQWEDGEGLFLTCNVWRQYAENVAESLSKGMRVVVNGRLRQRSYQTREGENRTVYEIEVDEVGPSLKYATAQVTRNPREGGGGYGGGFGGGQNRSGGQGGAPQGGFGQAPQGGFGGGNQPQPSGQNPGGQSNQGQDNDPWNSAPPVGGQFGGGDDDPPF; translated from the coding sequence ATGGCTCAGGGAGACACCCCGATCACCATCGTCGGCAACCTCGTCGCCGACCCCGAACTGCGTTTCACCGCGTCGAGCATCCCCGTCGCAAGCTTCCGCGTGGCCTCCACGCCGCGGTTCTACAACCGCGACACCGGCCAGTGGGAGGACGGTGAGGGCCTGTTCCTCACCTGCAACGTGTGGCGCCAGTACGCGGAGAACGTCGCCGAGAGCCTGTCCAAGGGCATGCGCGTCGTCGTCAACGGACGGCTGCGCCAGCGCTCCTACCAGACCCGCGAAGGCGAGAACCGCACGGTCTACGAGATCGAGGTCGACGAGGTCGGTCCTTCCCTCAAGTACGCGACCGCCCAGGTCACCCGCAATCCCCGCGAAGGCGGCGGGGGATACGGCGGTGGCTTCGGCGGCGGCCAGAACCGCTCCGGCGGTCAGGGCGGAGCGCCCCAGGGCGGCTTCGGCCAGGCCCCGCAGGGCGGCTTCGGCGGGGGCAACCAGCCCCAGCCGTCCGGCCAGAACCCCGGCGGCCAGTCGAACCAGGGTCAGGACAACGACCCCTGGAACTCGGCCCCGCCCGTGGGCGGACAGTTCGGCGGCGGCGACGATGACCCGCCGTTCTAG